TGCGCGCGCCTCTGAGCGCCTGGCACCTCCAGTATCATGCGGCGCCGAACCCGGCGGGGACGGCGCTCGGGGGCGGCGTGGTTTTCAACATTGTCTCCGGCATTGTCGTTTTGGGCCTTGCGCTGATGGCCCTCGCCGTGTACTACCACCGCGAGAGTTCGCGCGAGATGCGCGAGGCGGCGCAGCGGGTCAGCTTTGTCAACCAGGTGTCGCACGAGCTCAAGACCCCGCTCACCAGCATCCGGATGTACGCCGAGATGCTGGACGGGGAGCTTGACGGGAACGACGAGAAGGCCCGGCGGCATGTCGGCGTGATCGTGTCTGAAAGCCAGCGCCTCAGCCGTCTCATCGGCAACGTGCTGACATTCAGCCGCAAACAGCGCAGCACATTGAAATTGCACCGTGCCCCCGGCAGCGTGGACGGCGTGATTCGCTCCGTGCTCGGCCATTTCGAGCCCGCGCTCGCCGCGAAAGGGATCAGATGCGCATTTGACGCCGACGCCGCCCAAGTGGCCCTGTTTGACCAAGACTCGCTCGAGCAAATCCTCGGCAACCTCCTCGGCAATGTCGAAAAATACGCCGCATCCGGCGACCGCGTCGAGATTCACAGCCGGCAGGGGGACGGCATGGTCTCCATCACGGTGGCCGACAACGGTCCGGGCATCCCGCCGCGCGAGCGGAACCGCGTCTTCATGCCTTTTTATCGCATCAGCAACAGGCTCACCGACGGCGTGACGGGCGCGGGAATCGGCCTGGCCATCGCGCGCGACCTCGCGCGGCTCCACGGGGGCGACCTGACGCTTGAACCCGCGGAAAAGGGCGCCTGTTTCAGGGTGGTCATCCATGCCCCCGTGGCGGGCACGAACGGAGAACAGACATGAAAGTGCTCATTGCCGAGGACGACGACCACATCCGGGAGGGACTGGCCGAGGTGCTGCAGGGCGAGGGATACCAGACCGTGACCGCCCGCAACGGCCAGGAGGCCCTCGACTTGTTCGGGCGGGCGCGCCCCGATTTCGTCTGCCTCGACATCATGATGCCCGTCATGGACGGCTACGAGGCCTGCCGCCGCATCCGCCACGCCGACGCGGGGGTGCCCGTGATTTTCATCAGCGCCAAATCGGAGGAAATTGACCGGGTCGTCGGCCTTGAACTCGGCGCCGACGACTTCATCCAGAAACCGTTCGGCGTGCGCGAGGTCATCGCCCGCATCCGCGCCGTCACCCGCAGGTGCATGGCCGCCCCCAGAACGGACGGAAAAGGGGAGGCATGGACGGCGTTCGACATGGGCGACCTTGAGGTGCTGCCGTCCGAACTCCGCGCGCGCCGGGGCGGGGCCACCATTGACCTGAGCCTGCGCGACATTAAAATCCTTCAGCTTCTCCACCGCCACAAGGGCGAAGTCGTGGACCGGAACAGGTTTTTTGACGAGTGCTGGAACATGGACTACATGCCCAACAGCCGCACCCTCGACCAGCACATCGCGCAGCTCCGGAAGCGCGTCGAGCGCGATCCCAAGAATCCGGCCATCATCCGCACCGTGCACGGCGCCGGATACCGGTGGGAGGGGTGACCACCGGCCGCCGTGCCATGACCATGATCGTTCTCGCGCGGCGGCTACGGGGCGGGAGGGACGACGTACAGCCCGGAGATTTGCCGGTCATTGTTGAA
The nucleotide sequence above comes from Candidatus Hydrogenedentota bacterium. Encoded proteins:
- a CDS encoding HAMP domain-containing histidine kinase, whose translation is MKVRLTVVLTLIVALPLVGLGWLGTRVARNERVVVEQRFNALVLDRLRDVDAGIATYLAQRERDLFSLPALSGQTVDQLRAMARESATVRQFFVLSNRNELRYPVSLELVREYASLRNGLDPVPAPSLQQPPSPDEAESRELSITPLTAEETAFLERTHAIWAGKRIPTNDSGESRHVNISTQFKGWYAWYWGDGLNLIFWWRDWRGAVVGAELNPVRLAADIIGALPDSNPESATLADGRISLIDSKGATIYQWGALEPTQDVPPVASLPLRAPLSAWHLQYHAAPNPAGTALGGGVVFNIVSGIVVLGLALMALAVYYHRESSREMREAAQRVSFVNQVSHELKTPLTSIRMYAEMLDGELDGNDEKARRHVGVIVSESQRLSRLIGNVLTFSRKQRSTLKLHRAPGSVDGVIRSVLGHFEPALAAKGIRCAFDADAAQVALFDQDSLEQILGNLLGNVEKYAASGDRVEIHSRQGDGMVSITVADNGPGIPPRERNRVFMPFYRISNRLTDGVTGAGIGLAIARDLARLHGGDLTLEPAEKGACFRVVIHAPVAGTNGEQT
- a CDS encoding response regulator transcription factor; the encoded protein is MKVLIAEDDDHIREGLAEVLQGEGYQTVTARNGQEALDLFGRARPDFVCLDIMMPVMDGYEACRRIRHADAGVPVIFISAKSEEIDRVVGLELGADDFIQKPFGVREVIARIRAVTRRCMAAPRTDGKGEAWTAFDMGDLEVLPSELRARRGGATIDLSLRDIKILQLLHRHKGEVVDRNRFFDECWNMDYMPNSRTLDQHIAQLRKRVERDPKNPAIIRTVHGAGYRWEG